From one Triticum aestivum cultivar Chinese Spring chromosome 4B, IWGSC CS RefSeq v2.1, whole genome shotgun sequence genomic stretch:
- the LOC123093809 gene encoding uncharacterized protein, with translation MPPPAPDRKRPPPMEQPEAGDGAPQQRHKKSSAAKNAKKGGATGSGSGAAWPAIKPKKDLLVNRLKGTQLLTVPDFLTSAEAKAFVDVAESMGFTHQGSLGPLKGEAYRDNDRISVTDPLLAQTLWDSGINRVFVDINISGKAATGLNPNIRLYRYVEGQRFGRHIDESVSLGDGSRTQYTLLVYLSGKGSAKDSQALVGGGTVFYDHRGGIVAEVAPVQGMALLHLHGARCMLHEARVVKKNVKYVLRSDVVFA, from the exons ATGCCACCACCGGCGCCGGACCGGAAGAGGCCACCACCCATGGAGCAACCCGAGGCCGGAGACGGCGCTCCGCAGCAGCGCCACAAGAAATCCTCCGCCGCCAAGAATGCGAAGAAGGGCGGCGCcaccggcagcggcagcggcgcggcATGGCCGGCGATAAAGCCCAAGAAGGACCTCCTGGTCAATCGCCTCAAGGGCACCCAGCTCCTCACC GTCCCTGACTTCCTCACCTCGGCGGAGGCGAAGGCTTTCGTCGATGTTGCTGAATCCATGGGCTTCACGCACCAGGGCAGCCTTGGGCCACTCAAGGGGGAAGCTTACAGAGACAACGACCGGATATCTGTCACGGACCCCTTGCTCGCTCAAACGCTCTGGGATTCAGGGATAAACAGGGTATTCGTCGACATCAACATCTCCGGCAAAGCAGCGACCGGCTTGAACCCAAATATCAGGCTTTACAG gtacgttGAAGGCCAGCGCTTCGGCAGGCATATCGATGAGAGCGTCAGCCTTGGGGACGGTTCGAGGACACAGTATACATTGCTGGTGTACCTTTCTGGAAAGGGGAGCGCAAAGGATTCGCAGGCCCTTGTTGGAGGGGGGACTGTCTTTTATGATCACCGAGGCGGAATTGTTGCCGAG GTTGCTCCCGTGCAAGGAATGGCTCTACTCCATCTACATGGCGCCAGGTGCATGCTGCACGAAGCTCGCGTCGTGAAAAAGAACGTCAAGTACGTGCTCCGTTCCGACGTCGTGTTTGCTTAG